One segment of Curtobacterium poinsettiae DNA contains the following:
- a CDS encoding VOC family protein, translating to MSFASVRIITDDLEGMVAFYERVTGQQAERPAPVFAQFTGAGGTLAIASTATVAMLGGALTPATNRSVLIEFEVADVDGDFAGLRCSSDDVVLEPTTMPWGNRSALVRDPDGNVVNLFSRPAAS from the coding sequence ATGTCGTTCGCATCCGTCCGCATCATCACCGACGACCTCGAGGGCATGGTCGCCTTCTACGAACGTGTCACCGGCCAGCAGGCCGAGCGCCCCGCACCGGTCTTCGCGCAGTTCACGGGCGCGGGTGGGACCCTCGCGATCGCCAGCACCGCCACGGTCGCCATGCTCGGCGGCGCGCTGACGCCGGCGACGAACCGTTCCGTGCTCATCGAGTTCGAGGTCGCCGACGTCGACGGCGACTTCGCCGGACTGCGGTGCAGCAGCGACGACGTCGTCCTGGAGCCGACCACGATGCCGTGGGGCAACCGCTCCGCACTGGTCCGCGACCCGGACGGCAACGTCGTCAACCTGTTCAGCAGGCCCGCCGCCAGCTAG
- a CDS encoding DUF2750 domain-containing protein has product MTVSAAQASSFFREIGSNGPVWTVEDNNGVPAPKAADGRRAMPFWSRRSRAERVIAQVPAYKGFRPLEISRVDFESRWLPGIEKDGLNAGLNWSGPRATGYDLTPEELRAQLTA; this is encoded by the coding sequence GTGACTGTCAGTGCTGCACAGGCGTCGTCGTTCTTTCGTGAGATCGGCAGCAACGGGCCGGTGTGGACGGTCGAAGACAACAACGGTGTGCCCGCACCGAAGGCAGCCGATGGCCGCCGGGCAATGCCGTTCTGGTCTCGGCGGTCTCGCGCGGAGCGCGTCATCGCACAGGTTCCGGCGTACAAGGGCTTTCGACCCCTGGAGATCTCGCGCGTTGACTTCGAGAGCCGATGGCTTCCGGGAATCGAGAAGGACGGACTGAACGCAGGTCTGAACTGGTCGGGACCTCGTGCGACGGGCTACGACCTGACGCCAGAAGAGCTCCGAGCCCAACTGACCGCCTAG
- a CDS encoding LPXTG cell wall anchor domain-containing protein → MNTRTALSCVAVAALASLVFAVPAHADEASFTSSKQPYIAPSQSDIDAYSPAPTGYAPVATESVARHGSRGLSAYKYDALLHRLAATAQAEDGFLTPEIGKEFSANLDAITAANVANGYGMLTGQGAAQHQGIGARAAQRNKQLFAAAAKTGGRVVAETSGESRATESGENFLRAFGATGVKLEPRPDLLYFHEVENPDGTEKAEGSPERQRAQAYQDYVAAQTGDGGTIAAALQYIEAKPRSVEAANDLLSGIFTPAFIAAIGTDKAHTWYNTADGSKGGAVTCAPGADTTADPDACGDPKKSIKSTVDAAMALYNLYIIAADMQEENVAPHAFDFAQYFAGRPADAEWFAYLLDAEDFYEKGPSLAGHDETYSIAEPLLDDFFATIDARVAGGNVVATFRFAHAETIIPFAALLRLPGSTVAAPDNAAPVSDADVYDDATNPWRGSEVTPMAANVQWDVVSRAGIDPATGAAYTPLVRMLDNEREIAFASGCRAVAAGSHWVKETELKHCLTGTAMTESPLIAAAVPGPTATPTAEPTPTPTVAPAAQGAGAPTTPATATPTTPATATDTLAATGAESPVGPALLATLLLLAGAGTLVLRRRRRPRPTE, encoded by the coding sequence ATGAACACCCGCACCGCACTTTCCTGCGTTGCCGTCGCTGCCCTCGCCTCGCTGGTGTTCGCGGTGCCGGCACACGCCGACGAGGCCAGCTTCACCAGCAGCAAGCAGCCCTACATCGCCCCCAGCCAGTCGGACATCGACGCCTACTCGCCGGCGCCGACGGGCTACGCACCCGTCGCCACGGAGTCCGTCGCCCGACACGGATCGCGGGGACTCTCCGCGTACAAGTACGACGCGCTGCTGCACCGTCTCGCCGCGACCGCGCAGGCCGAGGACGGGTTCCTGACGCCGGAGATCGGGAAGGAGTTCTCCGCGAACCTCGATGCCATCACCGCGGCGAACGTCGCGAACGGCTACGGCATGCTCACCGGTCAGGGCGCCGCCCAGCACCAGGGCATCGGAGCACGAGCCGCGCAGCGCAACAAGCAGCTGTTCGCAGCTGCGGCGAAGACGGGCGGGCGTGTCGTCGCCGAGACATCGGGTGAGTCTCGCGCGACGGAGTCGGGCGAGAACTTCTTGCGGGCCTTCGGGGCCACGGGCGTCAAGCTCGAGCCGCGCCCTGACCTGCTCTACTTCCACGAGGTCGAGAACCCGGACGGCACCGAGAAGGCCGAAGGGTCGCCCGAGCGCCAGCGCGCCCAGGCGTACCAGGACTACGTCGCCGCACAGACCGGTGACGGCGGCACGATCGCGGCGGCCTTGCAGTACATCGAGGCGAAGCCGCGATCCGTCGAAGCGGCGAACGACCTGCTCTCCGGCATCTTCACGCCCGCGTTCATCGCCGCAATCGGCACGGACAAGGCACACACCTGGTACAACACCGCCGACGGTTCCAAGGGCGGCGCGGTGACGTGCGCACCCGGCGCTGACACGACGGCCGATCCCGATGCCTGCGGCGATCCGAAGAAGTCGATCAAGAGCACCGTCGATGCGGCGATGGCGCTGTACAACCTGTACATCATCGCGGCGGACATGCAAGAGGAGAACGTCGCTCCGCACGCCTTCGACTTCGCGCAGTACTTCGCTGGCCGGCCGGCGGATGCCGAGTGGTTCGCGTACCTGCTCGACGCCGAGGACTTCTACGAGAAGGGCCCGAGCCTCGCCGGGCACGACGAGACCTACTCGATCGCCGAGCCCCTGCTCGACGACTTCTTCGCCACGATCGACGCCCGCGTCGCCGGCGGCAACGTGGTCGCGACCTTCCGCTTCGCGCACGCCGAGACGATCATCCCGTTCGCTGCGCTGCTGCGTCTGCCGGGATCCACCGTCGCCGCGCCCGACAACGCTGCTCCGGTCTCGGACGCCGACGTCTACGACGACGCCACCAACCCGTGGCGAGGCTCGGAGGTGACGCCGATGGCGGCGAACGTGCAGTGGGACGTCGTGTCGCGTGCAGGCATCGACCCCGCTACCGGAGCGGCCTACACACCGCTCGTGCGCATGCTCGACAACGAGCGGGAGATCGCGTTCGCCTCGGGGTGCCGTGCGGTCGCCGCAGGCTCGCACTGGGTCAAGGAGACCGAGCTCAAGCACTGCCTCACCGGCACGGCGATGACCGAGAGCCCGCTGATCGCTGCAGCCGTGCCAGGACCGACCGCGACGCCCACCGCGGAGCCCACGCCGACGCCGACCGTGGCACCAGCGGCGCAGGGCGCCGGCGCACCGACGACCCCGGCGACGGCGACGCCGACGACCCCGGCGACGGCGACGGACACGCTGGCCGCGACCGGAGCGGAGTCACCTGTCGGACCGGCGTTGCTCGCGACACTGCTCCTCCTGGCCGGTGCCGGGACGCTGGTGCTGCGTCGCCGGCGTCGCCCGCGACCCACCGAATGA
- a CDS encoding TIM-barrel domain-containing protein: protein MRPISFRSRGLRRALSSGIVAATALGMLGIAAIPAAADPAADRTVVSGQARFEVLSPTLIRTEYAGDSQFTDGSTFNVIGRDDFAPTTFTKTERDGWLTLDTGAMTVRYKEGSGAFTQDTLQTTVTTASGQRVTGTPWASTPTPSCTIGTLCEAETLGLTGLSLATDHAGFTGAGFAAGFESVGNAMTFTTTADQAGSYDLALRYANSQGGDGQVATRTLSVTVDGGAAKTIRLAPGANWDDWKTTAATTLDLTAGEHRVRIERAADDSGRVNVDSLALVSEGAAYPAPSTTVTGEDCAFGTVCQAEDSARTAPATTATNHNGFAGDGFVAGFERAGAQLTTHVTGVPAAGDYALQVRYANGSAGTPTLTAAPTGQQATTTQLPRTSGWDYWNTATVPVHLAAGTNDVVIGCPTVANNCNVNFDTVAVVGTASPVLAAHAPLGGYRRDLDTANGSVKTNPGLLYQDGWSLLDDSASALYDPATDTVTPAGDHGGERYQDGYVFGYGSDYRHALQELAVLTGPTKLLPRWAYGVWYSEYYDRSQADYLAIAKQFRDENVPVDVMAIDTDYKVGSPNNQGDSKWNGWSVDPSRIPDMTGLLADWHAQGIHNTLNIHPSISSQDPKFAEAQATAKGRLTKGDGDRYLFDWSDPDQLKAYFDLHTSLQPKGVDMWWLDWCCSENSKYSANGVTPDAFINQQYAKYTDEALGGRGLAFSRAYGSLTAGGYGNPQAVPTGPWADKRTTVHFTGDTTSSWDMLLAEVGYTPGESAATGLASVSHDIGGHNGAQYGIEGAEEGTTQLPEDLYARWVQLGTFQPIDRLHSNHSDRLPWQYPAAAEASAKRFLNLREALVPLTYTLAAQATETGTPILQPLYLQYPEAQESYAQAGSEYLYGPDVLVAPVTTANDDSGKATRSVWFPAGSSWTDWFTGKTYAGGTTADVTTDLNSMPVFVKSGGIVPTRTEQVKNDAAPLDAVTLTVATGANGSFDLHEDAGEDSAADGAAKSSAMTTATASAKATAGSASTAVRYTQQATGGSLAIAPADGSFAGQVQDRSWTATFTNADRPRTVTIDGRPIATSAWTYDADTRTISVPVDERSVTKRTVVAFSSKAAATPVLRVESPRVDAGDTQTVTGAGFPADTDVALTTTPRIGGATAHTDARGAFSADLRVPSTASGRVTVTASGDGAALARAAFTVVAAAAPVPTASPSAGTPGSGAPTPGDSGSGTPGAAAPGNGGADAGSDPGGALAWTGANLLPLGLVAAALLAAGGLVWTLRSRRRRTRG from the coding sequence TTGCGCCCCATCTCCTTCCGATCCCGAGGGCTGCGCCGTGCGCTGTCGTCGGGCATCGTCGCTGCGACCGCCCTCGGCATGCTCGGGATCGCCGCGATCCCGGCCGCCGCGGACCCGGCAGCCGACCGCACCGTCGTCTCGGGCCAGGCCCGGTTCGAGGTGCTCTCCCCCACCCTGATCCGCACCGAGTACGCCGGCGACTCGCAGTTCACCGACGGCAGCACCTTCAACGTCATCGGCCGCGACGACTTCGCACCGACGACGTTCACGAAGACCGAGCGGGACGGCTGGCTGACCCTCGACACGGGCGCGATGACCGTCCGGTACAAGGAGGGCTCGGGGGCCTTTACGCAGGACACCCTGCAGACCACCGTGACCACGGCGTCCGGCCAACGGGTCACCGGCACGCCGTGGGCGTCGACGCCCACCCCCTCGTGCACGATCGGCACCCTGTGCGAGGCCGAGACGCTCGGGCTCACCGGCCTGTCGCTCGCCACGGACCACGCGGGCTTCACCGGAGCAGGGTTCGCCGCGGGCTTCGAGTCCGTCGGCAACGCGATGACCTTCACGACCACGGCGGACCAGGCCGGCTCGTACGACCTCGCCCTGCGTTACGCGAACTCGCAGGGTGGCGACGGCCAGGTCGCCACCCGCACCCTCAGCGTGACCGTCGACGGCGGTGCCGCGAAGACGATCCGGCTCGCTCCCGGCGCGAACTGGGACGACTGGAAGACCACCGCTGCCACGACGCTCGACCTGACGGCGGGCGAGCACCGCGTGCGCATCGAACGCGCCGCGGACGACTCCGGCCGGGTGAACGTCGACAGCCTGGCCCTGGTCAGCGAGGGTGCCGCCTACCCGGCACCGTCGACCACGGTCACCGGCGAGGACTGCGCGTTCGGCACCGTGTGCCAGGCCGAGGACTCGGCACGCACCGCTCCGGCGACGACCGCCACCAACCACAACGGCTTCGCCGGGGACGGCTTCGTCGCCGGGTTCGAGCGTGCCGGCGCGCAGCTGACGACCCACGTCACCGGGGTGCCGGCCGCGGGCGACTACGCCCTGCAGGTCCGCTACGCCAACGGCTCCGCCGGGACGCCGACGCTCACAGCGGCCCCGACCGGCCAGCAGGCCACCACCACCCAGCTCCCCCGCACGAGCGGCTGGGACTACTGGAACACCGCCACCGTGCCGGTACACCTGGCCGCTGGCACGAACGACGTCGTGATCGGGTGCCCGACCGTGGCGAACAACTGCAACGTGAACTTCGACACCGTCGCCGTGGTCGGCACCGCGTCGCCGGTCCTCGCCGCACACGCTCCGCTCGGCGGGTACCGCCGCGACCTCGACACCGCGAACGGGTCCGTCAAGACGAACCCGGGCCTGCTCTACCAGGACGGTTGGTCGCTCCTCGACGACAGCGCCTCGGCGCTGTACGACCCAGCGACCGACACCGTCACCCCCGCTGGCGACCACGGCGGCGAGCGCTACCAGGACGGCTACGTCTTCGGGTACGGCAGCGACTACCGCCATGCCCTGCAGGAGCTCGCCGTCCTGACCGGTCCGACGAAGCTGCTCCCCCGCTGGGCGTACGGCGTCTGGTACTCCGAGTACTACGACCGCTCGCAGGCCGACTACCTGGCCATCGCGAAGCAGTTCCGGGACGAGAACGTGCCCGTCGACGTCATGGCGATCGACACCGACTACAAGGTCGGCAGCCCCAACAACCAGGGCGACAGCAAGTGGAACGGCTGGTCCGTCGACCCGTCCCGGATCCCGGACATGACCGGCCTGCTCGCCGATTGGCACGCCCAGGGCATCCACAACACCCTCAACATCCACCCGTCGATCTCGAGCCAGGACCCGAAGTTCGCCGAGGCGCAGGCCACCGCGAAGGGCAGGCTCACCAAGGGCGACGGCGACCGGTACCTGTTCGACTGGTCCGACCCCGACCAGCTCAAGGCCTACTTCGACCTGCACACGTCGCTGCAACCGAAGGGCGTCGACATGTGGTGGCTCGACTGGTGCTGCAGCGAGAACTCGAAGTACTCCGCGAACGGCGTCACCCCCGACGCGTTCATCAACCAGCAGTACGCGAAGTACACCGACGAAGCGCTCGGCGGCCGGGGGCTCGCGTTCTCGCGGGCGTACGGCTCGCTGACGGCCGGTGGCTACGGCAATCCGCAGGCGGTCCCGACCGGCCCGTGGGCGGACAAGCGCACGACCGTGCACTTCACCGGCGACACCACGTCGTCGTGGGACATGCTGCTCGCCGAGGTCGGCTACACCCCCGGTGAGTCCGCCGCGACCGGCCTGGCCTCGGTCAGCCACGACATCGGTGGCCACAACGGTGCGCAGTACGGCATCGAGGGCGCCGAGGAGGGCACGACCCAGCTGCCCGAGGACCTCTACGCCCGCTGGGTGCAGCTCGGCACCTTCCAGCCGATCGACCGCCTGCACAGCAACCACAGCGACCGACTGCCGTGGCAGTACCCGGCCGCTGCCGAGGCATCGGCGAAGCGGTTCCTGAACCTCCGCGAGGCCCTGGTCCCCCTGACCTACACGCTCGCCGCCCAGGCGACCGAGACGGGCACCCCGATCCTGCAGCCGCTCTACCTGCAGTACCCCGAGGCGCAGGAGTCCTACGCCCAGGCCGGCTCGGAGTACCTGTACGGCCCGGACGTCCTCGTCGCCCCGGTCACCACCGCGAACGACGACTCCGGCAAGGCGACCCGCTCCGTCTGGTTCCCGGCCGGCAGCTCGTGGACGGACTGGTTCACCGGCAAGACGTACGCCGGAGGCACCACCGCCGACGTGACGACCGACCTGAACAGCATGCCGGTGTTCGTGAAGAGCGGCGGCATCGTCCCCACCCGCACGGAGCAGGTCAAGAACGACGCCGCACCGCTCGACGCCGTCACCCTGACGGTGGCGACCGGCGCGAACGGTTCGTTCGACCTGCACGAGGACGCCGGCGAGGACAGCGCCGCGGACGGCGCCGCGAAGTCGAGCGCGATGACCACGGCCACAGCGTCCGCGAAGGCCACGGCGGGCAGCGCCTCCACCGCCGTCCGCTACACGCAGCAGGCGACCGGCGGCTCGCTCGCCATCGCCCCCGCCGACGGCTCCTTCGCCGGCCAGGTGCAGGACCGCTCGTGGACGGCGACCTTCACGAACGCCGACCGGCCGCGCACCGTCACCATCGACGGCCGCCCGATCGCGACGAGCGCCTGGACCTACGACGCCGACACCCGCACCATCAGCGTGCCGGTCGACGAACGGTCCGTGACGAAGCGAACCGTCGTCGCCTTCAGCAGCAAGGCGGCGGCGACCCCGGTCCTGCGGGTCGAGTCGCCTCGGGTGGACGCGGGCGACACGCAGACCGTGACCGGCGCCGGGTTCCCGGCCGACACCGACGTGGCGCTGACGACCACGCCACGCATCGGTGGTGCCACCGCGCACACCGACGCCCGTGGTGCATTCTCGGCCGACCTGCGGGTGCCGAGCACGGCGTCTGGTCGAGTGACGGTCACCGCGTCGGGCGACGGTGCAGCCCTGGCTCGGGCCGCCTTCACCGTCGTGGCTGCGGCTGCCCCGGTGCCCACCGCGTCGCCGAGTGCGGGCACGCCGGGCAGCGGCGCTCCGACGCCGGGTGACAGCGGATCCGGTACACCTGGCGCGGCAGCGCCGGGCAACGGTGGCGCGGATGCGGGCAGCGACCCAGGAGGCGCACTGGCCTGGACGGGCGCGAACCTGCTCCCCCTCGGGCTGGTGGCGGCGGCACTGCTCGCGGCCGGTGGACTCGTGTGGACGCTGCGGAGCCGGCGACGCCGGACGCGTGGCTGA
- a CDS encoding FMN-dependent NADH-azoreductase, whose translation MTLFRLDASIRTDGSTSRALGDIVETEWSAVHAGSEVTRRHVGTDPVPADSWADAVAASATPDSERTAGQAAAVALAAQLTDELAGADALLFAVPLYNFGVSQHFKSYVDLVLTDPRMAPGAVPATVGKPAVLVTVQGGNYSVGTPREGWDHATAWMRRILEDVWQLDLEVVTREFTLVGVNPALDQFAELADELRVRAEKQAARHGRTLAAVPKAA comes from the coding sequence ATGACCCTGTTCCGCCTGGACGCCAGCATCCGCACCGACGGCTCCACCAGCCGAGCACTCGGCGACATCGTCGAAACCGAGTGGAGTGCCGTGCATGCGGGCTCCGAGGTGACCCGCCGTCACGTCGGCACCGACCCCGTGCCCGCCGACAGCTGGGCCGACGCCGTCGCTGCATCCGCGACGCCCGACTCCGAGCGCACGGCGGGCCAGGCCGCCGCGGTCGCCCTGGCCGCCCAGCTGACCGACGAGCTCGCCGGTGCCGACGCGCTGCTGTTCGCCGTGCCGCTCTACAACTTCGGCGTCTCGCAGCACTTCAAGTCCTACGTCGACCTCGTGCTGACCGACCCACGCATGGCACCCGGCGCCGTGCCCGCGACCGTGGGCAAGCCGGCCGTCCTCGTCACGGTGCAGGGCGGCAACTACTCCGTGGGCACACCCAGGGAGGGCTGGGACCACGCCACGGCCTGGATGCGCCGAATCCTGGAGGACGTCTGGCAGCTCGACCTCGAGGTGGTCACGCGTGAGTTCACGCTCGTCGGGGTGAACCCCGCCCTCGACCAGTTCGCGGAGCTGGCCGACGAACTGCGGGTCCGTGCTGAAAAGCAGGCAGCACGACACGGCCGCACGCTGGCGGCCGTGCCGAAGGCTGCGTGA
- a CDS encoding helix-turn-helix transcriptional regulator, whose product MNRTDRLYGLVEELRAVSPQPRSARRLAERFEVSVRTIERDISALQQSGLPIWAEPGRTGGYVIDASATLGPAGFTPDEALAVLIGLGSLGRSPFRQAAQTAARKTLAVMPAGDAARASALASRVHFLEDDEDTAVPAEFAAALRADRVVRLRYRDAGGAESVRDVEPLGSIGKDGQWYLIAWCRTRDGVRAFRGDRMLSVEVTDERPAQRVLRSEDLAIQYGRLRPVLDD is encoded by the coding sequence GTGAATCGCACCGATCGGCTCTACGGCCTCGTGGAGGAGTTGCGCGCCGTCTCCCCGCAACCGCGGAGCGCGCGTCGTCTCGCGGAGCGGTTCGAGGTGTCTGTGCGGACGATCGAACGGGACATCTCCGCGCTGCAGCAGTCGGGTCTGCCCATCTGGGCGGAGCCCGGCCGGACCGGCGGGTACGTCATCGACGCCTCCGCGACGCTCGGCCCGGCGGGTTTCACGCCGGACGAGGCCCTCGCGGTGCTGATCGGGCTCGGCTCGCTGGGGCGTAGTCCGTTCCGGCAGGCGGCGCAGACCGCGGCCAGGAAGACGCTCGCGGTGATGCCCGCCGGGGACGCCGCACGAGCCAGCGCACTGGCATCCCGGGTGCACTTCCTGGAGGACGACGAGGACACGGCCGTCCCGGCCGAGTTCGCGGCGGCCCTGCGCGCGGATCGGGTCGTGCGACTCCGGTACCGGGACGCTGGCGGAGCGGAGTCCGTCCGCGACGTCGAACCGCTGGGGTCGATCGGGAAGGACGGTCAGTGGTACCTGATCGCCTGGTGCCGGACCCGCGACGGGGTGCGGGCGTTCCGCGGCGACCGGATGCTGTCGGTCGAGGTCACCGACGAGCGGCCCGCACAACGTGTCCTGCGATCCGAGGACCTCGCGATCCAGTACGGACGACTCCGGCCGGTCCTCGACGACTAG
- a CDS encoding RNA polymerase sigma factor has translation MNRSAEPDSALVAAAARGDRSAVTALFDRHAETMTRYTWALVTRRMDVEEIVQDAFLTLWQKADTVEVPGESLLPWLLVVCRNHAANLRRQQRRHEGVDLPDELAAPEPDDDARERLRWVRAEIDALAPLDRQVCELCLIEGRSYAEAADLLGMSVGAVTQRVWRSRARIKKAVTNDER, from the coding sequence ATGAACCGATCAGCCGAGCCGGACAGCGCGCTCGTGGCGGCAGCGGCGCGCGGCGACCGCAGTGCGGTCACCGCGTTGTTCGACCGTCATGCCGAGACCATGACCCGGTACACGTGGGCACTGGTCACGCGGCGCATGGACGTCGAGGAGATCGTGCAGGACGCGTTCCTGACCCTGTGGCAGAAAGCCGACACCGTGGAGGTCCCCGGGGAGTCACTCCTGCCGTGGCTGCTCGTCGTGTGCCGGAACCACGCCGCGAACCTGCGGCGACAGCAGCGACGGCACGAGGGTGTCGACCTGCCCGACGAGCTCGCCGCGCCCGAGCCGGACGACGACGCCCGCGAGCGACTGCGGTGGGTCCGCGCCGAGATCGACGCACTCGCACCACTCGATCGCCAGGTGTGCGAGCTCTGCCTCATCGAGGGCCGCTCCTACGCCGAGGCCGCCGACCTGCTCGGCATGAGCGTCGGCGCCGTCACCCAGCGCGTGTGGCGGTCCCGTGCACGGATCAAGAAGGCGGTGACGAACGATGAACGATGA
- a CDS encoding magnesium and cobalt transport protein CorA, with protein MALIDNGIYVNGTRTESPQDLSLTDEALNAAGSGAMAWIGLFRPTATELASVADEFGLHPLAVEDAHKGHQRAKLERYGDTLFVVLRPAWYDEDEETVEFGEVHLFTGRDFVVTVRHAEQPNLADVRKRLEADPDALRRGSEAVLCAVLDEVIDSYAPVVAGLQDDIDDIEDDLFDGDVDPASSRRIYQLLSEVIGFQRAIGPLPGMLNALLRGAEKYGTDTEVQNQLRNVLDHAIRVTERVDTFRTLLENALTLHSTLVTQEQNDAMRRMTSASLAQGEESRRLARASMEQGEEVKKISSWAAILFAPTLVASIYGMNFEHMPELRWVWGYPAAIVAMVLLAVVLWAVFKRRHWL; from the coding sequence GTGGCCCTCATCGACAACGGCATCTACGTCAACGGAACCCGAACGGAGTCGCCGCAGGACCTCAGCCTGACCGACGAGGCGCTCAACGCCGCGGGGAGCGGTGCGATGGCCTGGATCGGGCTGTTCCGACCGACGGCCACCGAGCTGGCCTCGGTCGCGGACGAGTTCGGGCTGCACCCGCTCGCGGTCGAGGACGCGCACAAGGGGCACCAACGCGCGAAGCTCGAGCGCTACGGCGACACCCTGTTCGTGGTGCTGCGACCCGCCTGGTACGACGAGGACGAGGAGACCGTCGAGTTCGGTGAGGTGCACCTGTTCACCGGGCGCGACTTCGTCGTCACCGTCCGGCACGCGGAGCAGCCGAACCTGGCGGACGTGCGGAAGCGACTCGAAGCCGATCCGGACGCCCTGAGGCGCGGATCCGAGGCGGTGCTCTGCGCGGTCCTCGACGAGGTCATCGACAGCTACGCCCCGGTCGTCGCCGGGCTGCAGGACGACATCGACGACATCGAGGACGACCTGTTCGACGGTGACGTCGACCCGGCGTCCTCGCGGCGGATCTACCAGCTGCTCAGCGAGGTCATCGGGTTCCAGCGCGCCATCGGCCCGCTGCCCGGGATGCTCAACGCGTTGCTGCGCGGCGCCGAGAAGTACGGCACGGACACCGAGGTGCAGAACCAGCTGCGGAACGTGCTCGACCACGCGATCCGCGTGACCGAGCGGGTCGACACGTTCCGGACGCTGCTCGAGAACGCCCTCACCCTGCACTCGACCCTGGTGACGCAGGAGCAGAACGACGCGATGCGACGGATGACCAGCGCGAGCCTGGCACAGGGGGAGGAGAGCCGGCGGCTGGCGCGGGCGTCGATGGAGCAGGGCGAAGAGGTGAAGAAGATCTCGTCGTGGGCGGCGATCCTGTTCGCTCCCACGTTGGTCGCGTCGATCTACGGCATGAACTTCGAGCACATGCCCGAGCTGCGGTGGGTGTGGGGGTACCCGGCGGCGATCGTCGCGATGGTCCTGCTGGCGGTCGTGCTGTGGGCGGTGTTCAAGCGGCGGCACTGGCTCTGA
- a CDS encoding HAD-IIB family hydrolase, giving the protein MPTPDLMIVTDLDGTFLDHHDYSFDAALPMLEQLRADDVPVVFCSSKTRAEITALQARTGLDGHAFVAENGALVVGPAGDVLVGPVDGDLERLHAELARVRQSLELQFETFGDVTDAVVAAWTGLDLEAAGRAQQREASEVLLWHAEDDDRADAFRAALAAVGLDLVRGGRFWHVLLAGRDKGAAVRTLIADHERRTGTVPRTIGLGDGPNDTALLDAVDFAVVVRGHGPAPGPLADDRPERVHRTTAPGPQGWTEGLTRFTTPSVRSHR; this is encoded by the coding sequence ATGCCAACACCCGACCTGATGATCGTCACGGACCTCGACGGGACGTTCCTCGACCACCACGACTACTCGTTCGACGCGGCCCTGCCGATGCTGGAACAGCTGCGGGCGGACGACGTCCCCGTGGTGTTCTGCAGCAGCAAGACGCGTGCCGAGATCACGGCACTGCAGGCGCGCACCGGGCTCGACGGGCACGCGTTCGTGGCGGAGAACGGCGCGCTCGTGGTCGGACCGGCGGGCGACGTGCTGGTCGGACCGGTCGACGGCGACCTCGAGCGGCTGCACGCGGAACTCGCCCGCGTCCGCCAGTCACTGGAGTTGCAGTTCGAGACCTTCGGCGACGTGACCGACGCGGTCGTCGCCGCGTGGACGGGGCTCGACCTCGAAGCGGCTGGACGAGCGCAGCAGCGCGAGGCGTCCGAGGTCCTGCTCTGGCACGCCGAGGACGACGACCGGGCGGACGCGTTCCGCGCGGCGCTCGCCGCGGTCGGCCTCGACCTGGTGCGCGGCGGTCGGTTCTGGCACGTGTTGCTGGCGGGCCGCGACAAGGGCGCGGCGGTCCGGACACTGATCGCCGACCACGAGCGTCGGACGGGGACGGTCCCGCGCACGATCGGACTCGGTGACGGCCCGAACGACACGGCGTTGCTCGACGCGGTCGACTTCGCCGTCGTGGTCCGCGGGCACGGCCCGGCACCCGGACCACTCGCCGACGACCGCCCCGAGCGCGTCCACCGCACGACCGCCCCCGGCCCGCAAGGCTGGACCGAGGGCCTCACCCGGTTCACCACCCCGTCCGTCAGGAGCCACCGATGA
- a CDS encoding helix-turn-helix domain-containing protein: MTDQTALDQLQARLHQSMPTMAELCTSEDPELFRSLLSRMGDKWTLLVIGVLGDERRRFTELSEVIPGISRRMLTVTLRALERDGLVSRTVHAEVPPRVEYELTDLGRSLQYVALALADWVREHQQVIAGNRQVFDGDGDARDR, encoded by the coding sequence ATGACGGACCAGACCGCGCTGGACCAGTTGCAGGCCCGGCTCCACCAGTCGATGCCCACGATGGCCGAGCTGTGCACGAGTGAGGACCCGGAACTCTTCCGGTCGCTGCTGTCCCGGATGGGCGACAAGTGGACGCTGTTGGTGATCGGGGTGCTCGGTGACGAGCGGCGGCGGTTCACCGAGCTCTCCGAGGTCATCCCCGGCATCTCACGCCGGATGCTGACCGTGACGCTGCGCGCACTCGAGCGCGACGGGCTCGTCTCGCGGACGGTCCACGCCGAGGTGCCGCCGCGCGTCGAGTACGAGCTCACCGATCTCGGACGGTCGCTGCAGTACGTGGCCCTCGCCCTCGCCGACTGGGTGCGGGAACACCAGCAGGTGATCGCCGGCAACCGGCAGGTCTTCGACGGTGACGGTGACGCCCGAGATCGATGA